The following DNA comes from Geothrix edaphica.
CACACCTGTGGTTCCCCTGCTACCTCAGGGCGTGTGCCCCCAGCCACATTGGAACCTCAGCCCCGCCCGGCTATGGTCGGAAGCATCGGATCGGAGTCCCTCATGTGCGGAATCGTCGGTTACATCGGCCAGCAGGGCGCCGCGGGCATCCTGGTGAACGGCCTGCGGAGCCTGGAATACCGCGGCTATGACAGCGCCGGCGTGGCCCTGTCGGATCCCACGGACGGGTTCCGCATCATCCGCGCCTCGGGGAAGCTGGCGAACCTCGCGGGCAAGGTCGATCTCGCGGATCCCTCGCCGCTGGGCATCGGGCACACCCGCTGGGCCACCCATGGCCGGCCCACGGAGGAGAACGCCCATCCCCACCGCAGCGGCGACGGGCAGGTGGTGGCCGTGCACAACGGCATCTTCGAGAACTTCCTGGAGCTGCGGGCCGAGCTGAAGGCCGCGGGCGAGACCTTCCGCTCCGAGACCGACACGGAATGCTTCCCCGTGATGGTGGCCCACCTGATGAAGCAGGGCATGACCTTCCCGGACGCCTTCCGCGAAGCCGTGGGCCGCATGCGGGGCATCTACGCGCTGGCCTGCCTCCAGGCCGCAGACAAACACCGCATCCTCGCCGCCCGCAGCGGCCCTCCGCTCGTGCTGGGCCTGGGCGAAGGCGAGACCTTCCTGGCCTCGGACGTGGTGCCCCTCCTGCCCCACACCCGCCGCGTGATCTTCCTCGAAGATGGCGACCTGGTGGAGCTGACGCGCGACGGCGCGCGCATCTTCGGCCTCGATGGCGCGGAGATCCACCGGCCCGTGGTCACCATTCCCTACGACCCTGTCGCCGCGGAAAAGGGCGGCTACAAGCACTTCATGCAGAAGGAGATCTTCGAGCAGCCCCAAGCCCTCTCGAACACCCTGCTGAACCGGCTGCCGCTGGACGGGGAGGCGATCCCCCTGGATCTGCCCTTCAACGCCCAGGAGCTGGCGGACCTCAACCGCATCCACATCGTGGCCTGCGGCACCAGCTGGCATTCCGGCCTCGTGGGCAAGTTCCTCATCGAGCAGCTGAGCCGGGTGGCCGTCGAAGTCGACTACGCCAGCGAGTACCGCTACCGCGAACCCGTGATCCAGCCCGGCACGCTCATCATCGGCATCACCCAGAGCGGCGAGACCGCCGACACCCTGGCCGCCATGAAGGAAGCCGCCCTGCGCGGGGCCCGAACCCTGGCCGTCTGCAACGTCATGGGCTCCACCGCCACCCGTCAGGCCGAGGCCACCCTCATGACCCACGCCGGGCCCGAGATCGGCGTCGCCTCCACCAAGGCCTTCACCACCCAGCTGGCCGTGCTCACCCTGCTGGCCCTGAAGCTGGGCGAGGCCAAGGGCACCGTGGACCCCGTGCTCAAGGCCGAGCTGCTCCAGGGCCTGCGCGAGCTGCCCGCCCACCTGGAGCGCCTCAACAGCCTGGAACCTCAGATCATCCAGTGGGCCCAGCGCTGGAAGGACGCCACGGACTTCCTCTACCTGGGCCGCGGCCCCTGCTATCCGATTGCCCTGGAAGGAGCCTTGAAGCTGAAGGAGATCTCGTACATCCACGCCGAGGGCTACCCGGCGGGCGAAATGAAGCACGGCCCCATCGCCCTCATCGACAAGACCCTGCCCGTGGTGGCCCTCATGCCCCGGGACGCCCACCGGGAGAAGACCCTCAGCAACCTCCAGGAAGCCGCCGCCCGCGACGGCCGCATCCTGGCCCTGGTCACCGAAGGCGACACGGGGCTCTCGGGCATCGCGGAGGACGTGCTGGAGCTGCCGGCCGTCCACCCCTGGCTGGCCCCCATCGTCTACGCCGTGCCCCTCCAGCTGCTGGCCTACCACA
Coding sequences within:
- the glmS gene encoding glutamine--fructose-6-phosphate transaminase (isomerizing), whose amino-acid sequence is MCGIVGYIGQQGAAGILVNGLRSLEYRGYDSAGVALSDPTDGFRIIRASGKLANLAGKVDLADPSPLGIGHTRWATHGRPTEENAHPHRSGDGQVVAVHNGIFENFLELRAELKAAGETFRSETDTECFPVMVAHLMKQGMTFPDAFREAVGRMRGIYALACLQAADKHRILAARSGPPLVLGLGEGETFLASDVVPLLPHTRRVIFLEDGDLVELTRDGARIFGLDGAEIHRPVVTIPYDPVAAEKGGYKHFMQKEIFEQPQALSNTLLNRLPLDGEAIPLDLPFNAQELADLNRIHIVACGTSWHSGLVGKFLIEQLSRVAVEVDYASEYRYREPVIQPGTLIIGITQSGETADTLAAMKEAALRGARTLAVCNVMGSTATRQAEATLMTHAGPEIGVASTKAFTTQLAVLTLLALKLGEAKGTVDPVLKAELLQGLRELPAHLERLNSLEPQIIQWAQRWKDATDFLYLGRGPCYPIALEGALKLKEISYIHAEGYPAGEMKHGPIALIDKTLPVVALMPRDAHREKTLSNLQEAAARDGRILALVTEGDTGLSGIAEDVLELPAVHPWLAPIVYAVPLQLLAYHIAVLRGCDVDQPRNLAKSVTVE